A portion of the Blastopirellula sediminis genome contains these proteins:
- a CDS encoding ABC transporter ATP-binding protein, with amino-acid sequence MTVLRDICLSIEPGEFFCFVGGSGCGKSTLLKMIAGLERPTSGKITVGGRTITGPGLDRGMVFQEHRLLPWLTVEQNIDFGLRESVVKDRAAIVAEHIRLVGLVGFEKAYPRQLSGGMAQRVGLARALVNRPEVLLLDEPLGALDALTRQQMQHEILRIWRAENTTMILVTHDIDEAIFLADRIAVIGSRPGEVRDLFTVDLPRPRDRGDQKFDQLRHDLWNSIFRPAGTSASSVDDQASADKDQAEVSEYVGK; translated from the coding sequence GTGACCGTCCTCCGTGATATCTGTTTGAGCATTGAGCCCGGCGAGTTCTTTTGTTTTGTCGGCGGAAGCGGGTGCGGCAAAAGCACGTTGCTGAAAATGATCGCCGGTCTCGAGCGACCAACGAGCGGTAAGATCACGGTCGGCGGTCGCACGATCACCGGTCCGGGACTCGATCGCGGCATGGTGTTTCAGGAACATCGCTTGCTGCCTTGGCTGACCGTTGAGCAGAACATTGACTTTGGTCTGCGTGAATCGGTCGTCAAGGATCGCGCCGCCATTGTGGCGGAACATATTCGCCTGGTCGGCTTGGTGGGGTTTGAGAAAGCGTATCCGCGACAACTTTCGGGTGGTATGGCGCAGCGCGTCGGCTTGGCCAGAGCGCTCGTCAATCGTCCGGAAGTGTTGCTGCTGGACGAACCACTGGGAGCGCTCGACGCGCTCACGCGGCAGCAGATGCAGCACGAAATCTTGCGGATCTGGCGAGCCGAAAATACCACCATGATCCTGGTGACGCACGATATCGACGAAGCCATTTTTCTAGCGGATCGAATCGCCGTGATCGGCAGTCGGCCCGGTGAGGTGCGCGACTTGTTCACGGTCGACTTGCCTCGTCCGCGCGATCGAGGAGATCAGAAGTTCGACCAACTGCGGCATGATCTTTGGAATTCGATCTTTCGCCCCGCCGGTACCTCTGCGTCGAGCGTGGACGATCAAGCGTCCGCCGACAAGGATCAGGCGGAAGTCTCGGAATACGTTGGAAAATAG